CCATATCATCATCATACACAAGTTGTGGACCACAACTAACAAAATCTAAAGCTACTCAAGTTTCTTCATCATGttctcatttatattatttcatattaataaCTTAAGTGAAAATAGGTCTTACTTAGACTAACATCGATTTTAAACGTATTTATGTCTAATCgataaaattttatcaaaatagttCAGCGGTAAAAGTCggtttaaaaaactaaaaagtcACGAATTCGAATAAATCTCAAAATGTTTTGAGCTTAAACTGAGTCATACCCATAATCGTCGTGCTAGTTTTTTTtctacacaaataaataaataaaataatgtataattgaAACCAAAACCCAGCACAAATCTTTCTAAAATGCAATATCTTTCATAACTGTCGGTGGTGCTAAATAATGggtattattattgataaaaaaaataaattaagaaataaaagtaTTAGCCAACTGTTAAACTTTAAGactttagaataaataaaataaaaaggaaaagacACTTTGGGACAACTGTCTTTGTGTCACCCAACAACTCCTTTAGCAAATATTATGCAATAAAAGTGCTGTCATTTAGTCCCACcccatttttatattattttaatttctttataaatgaaCTTAGAACATGTTACACATGAACTATTAATGTAAATCTTTATAACTTTGAAAAAGCAACAAAATTAATGGGTAATAATGTGATAGAAATCTTAAACAACAACATTATGGGACAATCATATAATGTTACAAGATGTGTTacattgaaataaaaaacactttgttaaaatataaatgaatagacaaattacaacaacaacaattgTTGGCACAATGAAAACAACTATacccttttcttttcttttcttttgtgtatgtttattatgtataaataaacaaTCCTTAAATCATACCTTAATCCCATCATCCTTTTTAACACTTTGATTATTATTAGAATCAAGGAGAGTCTCCAATGACCTAGCTTTTCTATTCCTCACTCGACCCGCATCTTTTAGCAACTCCGATAACCTCTTCTTCTCGTCGTCCACTTCAGGATTCGCAGTCCCCAATTTCTCTTCTCTCATTCCGACGACGTGCTCCAATATCTCGATCGCATCCTCTAACCTATACAtaattgtaaaaacaaaatgTTAGTAATGTGGTAAAAAAGACTTTGACACACTCAGATTCAACTCCAAAATATTGAGTACCTGCCAACGGCATCATAAGTTGCGGCAAGATTACTATAAACCCCGAGAGTGTCAGGATGATACGGGCCACATTCTTGTTCCAAAACACCCCTCGCCTCTTCGAAAAGCTCTAAAGCTTCGTTAATCGAGTATCGTTGAACACAAGCAAGGCCCATTTGGTTAAGAGCTATTCCAAAGAAAGCGGATTTCTTCTCCCCGCTTGTTCGGAGTTTCGCGATGGCGTTCTTGAAGGACGCGTACGATTCCGAATAATTCCCCAACATGTAGTACATAACCCCCAATTGGGCTTCGATTCCAGCGACCATACTTTGTTGTCCCGCCCCATCGTTGTAGATTTTCAACGCCTTGTGAAGCAACTTAATCGCTTGATCGAGCTCGTTCATTGACTCGTATATAGCCGAAACATCCGTCAAACCGCTCGCGATCTCCTCCGGAGGAATCCCGGGCACAGGTTTGTTGTAAATACGAAGGGCGTTCTCGCAATACGATTTTGCCTCCCTCAATTTCCCCGTTTTGTTATAAAGATCGGCCAGACGAACAAAAACCAACGCGACCGCTGGATGATTCTCTCCTCTTGAGGATTTGAAAACCGCTAGCGCTTTCTGATAGGCGAAAACCGCCTCGTCGTATCGCGATAGCGAAAGATAAGTATCGCCAATGCTGCAATCGACAGCTGCTACCTCATTCTCCATTCCATTAGCCACCATCGACATGCTGGCAAGCACGAGATGCTCGAGAGCAGTTTCGTGATCGCCCTTCGTTTCCGATATTAATCCCATGAGCCTCCTATCGGCAGCCTCCTCGAGAGAGGCTGGCGACCCGTTTACCCTATGGATATCGAGTGCCATTCTACAGAAACTCTCAGCCTCGTCGAATTGCAGAGCTTGAACATGGGCTTCCGCCAAGTATCTATAGGTTTCTCCTACTCTCGCATCGTTTTCGCCCAAAACGCGTTTTTGAACTTCTAAACCTGTCGTGTAACAATGTATCGAATTCTCGAGCTGCCCTAGCATAGAATAGGTATCGCCTAATTGCATATGACCGGCGAATTTAGCCAGGGCGTGATCTTGTCCTTCTTCAAGAACAGGAATCTCAATCGAATGCTCGAGAATGGGGATGGCCTTGTTGTATTGCCCTAGATTACAGTAAATTGCAGAGGTAACATGCAAACACATGACCACATCCAAACTAGGTTTACCATTCGAACATTTCTCAAACGATTTCGCCGCTCTAAGAGACAATTCAAGAGCCTTTTGAGGATTATCACCAGAAGAAATCAAATCCCTAGCTTGTTTAAGCAGATATGGTCCAAGATCAggattattattactattatcaATACCAGATTCAATCGAATCATCATCATCTGCTGAGACTAAAGCAGATTTTCTATTAGGGTTCTTCTTCTTAGGTTTCTTACCTTTGCTGATGATTTTAGGGCTTTGCTTCAATGAGACATCGTCAGATTCGTTCTTATGATTCTGGGTTTCAACAGGCTTGTCGATTTCATCATCGTCATGTTCGACAACTTCAACTTCCTTCATCTCGCCGCCGACAAGATGTCGGAGTTCCGAATCAATCCTGGATTCTTCACCGTAGGAACCGTAACTGTTCCTCGACGGTGACTGATCTGAACTCTGCATCTCACAGACATTATCGTAGAGCTGTTCGATTGATGTCTCAACAACAGCACCGTCAAGAGACTTAATTTCATGATTCCCATTTTCTTTCGCTTCTAAATCTTCATGAATCGACTGATTCTCATCAATTACAACAACTCCAGGCATATTAAAGAAGTTCAAATCAATTACCTGCATTATTATAAAGTTCAGAACTTCAGATCCAGAAGGAAATCATGTCATTAACTAAACACAAATCAGATTTCAAATAACAGATAAAGAGAATTCAAGACTAATAATCAAAGGATAAAAGGGTGaaaaacctgcaattttgaCTATGGACGATCCTTTTAGCAATAAAAGGGGGGCAGTGTAAAGGGGTTTGCTGGATtgaaatgaaagaaagaaacaagAAATCGTAAatgttagagagagaaaaccaTACCTGAGATGAACCATGAAAAAAGACTCTGTCTTTGTGCAATTTATCTgggtattatatatatatagtgagtGTGATacaataagataaaattttctttcttttggtGGGTCttcaaatttctttaaaattttaaaccttataacaaaataaaaaaaaataatgaaaagattAAAGCTAAGATATTAAAGAAGactaatttaattcttatttaagaacactttaaaattaaagtgaAGATATTatggtataattttatttttcttaaataactataaatactttaaattaGAGTGGATGTTATTCTAAATTagttaacttattttaaataataaaaaaaattgaatgttgTGAAATAATTgacataaatttgtttttacaaaatttaaaaatattagccCCAGAATCTTGAGGACGAGACTATAAAAGATTAAAGTGAAGATATTATGGTATAATTTAAAGAATTTGAGTCGTTTATATTAAATTTCGAACTTTAAATTGTATTAATGAAGTTTGAATTATCAcactttaaataatttaaattaattaagaaaaaatattacattaaaataaaatcggGAGAAATTCTTGAAGACTAAAATTatgatagtttatttttttttaattaaagaaaactaGCATGACATTCACAGTAATAACCCTcgtttcaacaaaaatattttaataaaatcgaaCCCGTAACATTTTGGGCTTTTAAATTGACTTTTAACACTTGACTACCTTGATGTGTTAATATTATCGTTGTTGCCGAGGGTCGAACCcgacccaaaaaaaatattgtaatacgCGTCAAATTCTAATTGTTTAATCTTGATACGatataattcaatattcaaactctattgaataaaaatttaataaaaatgactaaaattaaGTATCAACTAACCATTGAGCACAAAATattgagtaaaaaaaatatagcataatcaaagattttataaaaaaaaaaattactctcttgtaaaataatattagtttaaaaaaaataagttttatatattaGGATAGTAGTAAAAGTAAAATGGCAAAATGGTAAATAAAAGAGAGAGACAGTTGTCAATAATGTAGAGAGAGAATGTACTTTTATTATTCTATACAGGTGGAATGTCAGAATAGCAAAGAAGGCGACTTCTGGCCGAACCGCCGGTTTGTTTCCGGTTCGGTCAGATTGACACTTGGCCAAATGCTGTATGGgtcatacatattttttaagacCAAAATACCCCTGCTATTTTCTGTATTCACTACAAACTCCACCTTTTATTCATCATATAT
This is a stretch of genomic DNA from Impatiens glandulifera chromosome 4, dImpGla2.1, whole genome shotgun sequence. It encodes these proteins:
- the LOC124935507 gene encoding protein KINESIN LIGHT CHAIN-RELATED 3-like, with protein sequence MPGVVVIDENQSIHEDLEAKENGNHEIKSLDGAVVETSIEQLYDNVCEMQSSDQSPSRNSYGSYGEESRIDSELRHLVGGEMKEVEVVEHDDDEIDKPVETQNHKNESDDVSLKQSPKIISKGKKPKKKNPNRKSALVSADDDDSIESGIDNSNNNPDLGPYLLKQARDLISSGDNPQKALELSLRAAKSFEKCSNGKPSLDVVMCLHVTSAIYCNLGQYNKAIPILEHSIEIPVLEEGQDHALAKFAGHMQLGDTYSMLGQLENSIHCYTTGLEVQKRVLGENDARVGETYRYLAEAHVQALQFDEAESFCRMALDIHRVNGSPASLEEAADRRLMGLISETKGDHETALEHLVLASMSMVANGMENEVAAVDCSIGDTYLSLSRYDEAVFAYQKALAVFKSSRGENHPAVALVFVRLADLYNKTGKLREAKSYCENALRIYNKPVPGIPPEEIASGLTDVSAIYESMNELDQAIKLLHKALKIYNDGAGQQSMVAGIEAQLGVMYYMLGNYSESYASFKNAIAKLRTSGEKKSAFFGIALNQMGLACVQRYSINEALELFEEARGVLEQECGPYHPDTLGVYSNLAATYDAVGRLEDAIEILEHVVGMREEKLGTANPEVDDEKKRLSELLKDAGRVRNRKARSLETLLDSNNNQSVKKDDGIKV